In one Pseudodesulfovibrio tunisiensis genomic region, the following are encoded:
- a CDS encoding TolC family outer membrane protein has translation MRNKILLAAFVAVLCCAPAWAGTDGTTSLKETVALAVKSHPKVKAMLHNREAMSRTLSASLGRFFPSLDLSSSYGLQQYDSQDTRLAGRDQDSKAASDSTLTLTQNVFDGMERLSRYDMDKARLDSAEGRLFDNVETIGLDAVRAHIDVHRERMLAHLAVENVASHKDILSSIAERVAAGAGSRADEMQARGRLARAETTLITYEGNLRTVEANYLRMTGHTPGVLAVPGFAPEFMPASLEEVMERTLADNPKLRVYKAEVAAASESRDMVDARMYPDVDIKLSSRYTDNLDSSRTYLQDNRAMLALSWNLFSGGSDYNDSKAAEARIDEAQANLQDTTDDLVRQVSSAWSEYVTAAGQVAKHTEALQYSRESRDMYMLQFNVGQRSLLDVLDAVNEVFSNAVLLESARNNQIFTLYKLRTLEGKLVATLELGRDSYDSSSE, from the coding sequence ATGCGTAACAAGATTCTTCTGGCCGCCTTTGTCGCGGTCTTGTGTTGTGCCCCGGCGTGGGCCGGGACGGACGGGACCACGTCCCTCAAGGAAACCGTGGCCCTTGCCGTGAAAAGTCATCCCAAGGTCAAGGCCATGCTGCACAATCGCGAGGCCATGTCCCGGACCCTGTCCGCGTCTCTGGGCCGGTTCTTCCCGTCCCTTGATCTCTCTTCCTCCTACGGCTTGCAGCAGTATGACAGTCAGGATACCCGGCTTGCCGGGCGGGATCAGGACTCCAAGGCCGCTTCCGATTCCACGCTGACCCTGACCCAGAACGTGTTCGACGGCATGGAACGCCTGAGCCGGTACGACATGGACAAGGCGCGTCTGGACTCTGCGGAGGGCCGGCTGTTCGACAACGTGGAAACCATTGGTCTGGACGCGGTGCGCGCGCACATCGACGTGCACCGGGAGCGCATGCTGGCGCATCTGGCCGTGGAGAACGTGGCATCGCACAAGGATATTCTGTCCTCCATCGCGGAACGCGTGGCTGCCGGAGCCGGAAGCCGCGCCGATGAAATGCAGGCCAGAGGCCGCCTTGCCCGCGCCGAGACCACGCTCATTACCTATGAAGGCAATCTGCGTACCGTGGAAGCCAATTATCTGCGCATGACCGGACATACTCCCGGCGTGCTGGCCGTGCCCGGTTTTGCGCCGGAATTCATGCCCGCCAGTCTGGAAGAGGTCATGGAAAGGACCCTTGCCGACAATCCCAAGCTTCGGGTGTACAAGGCCGAGGTGGCAGCCGCGTCCGAAAGCAGGGACATGGTGGACGCGCGCATGTATCCGGACGTGGATATCAAGCTCAGCTCCCGGTATACGGACAATCTGGACTCATCGCGTACCTACCTTCAGGACAACCGCGCCATGCTTGCCCTGTCCTGGAATCTGTTCAGCGGCGGGTCGGACTACAATGACTCCAAGGCCGCCGAAGCCCGCATCGACGAGGCGCAGGCCAATCTTCAGGATACGACCGACGATCTCGTGCGTCAGGTTTCCTCGGCATGGTCCGAATACGTGACTGCGGCCGGACAGGTGGCCAAGCACACCGAAGCCTTGCAGTACAGCCGGGAATCCCGGGACATGTACATGCTTCAGTTCAACGTGGGCCAGCGCAGCCTGCTGGACGTGCTGGACGCCGTGAACGAGGTGTTCAGCAACGCCGTGCTGCTGGAAAGCGCCAGAAACAATCAGATATTCACGCTCTACAAGCTTCGCACCCTCGAAGGGAAGCTTGTCGCCACCCTTGAGCTCGGCAGGGACAGCTACGACTCCAGCTCCGAGTAG
- the pgl gene encoding 6-phosphogluconolactonase: protein MPEIRVFPDTRALSRGAAELFVFHSHRALERSGRFAVALSGGSSPLPVFEMLASEPLWRAVPWDRTHVFWGDDRAVGPDHEHSNYRPARDLLLSRVPIPGDHVHRIRGELGAQDAAVAYRQELARFFEDAVPAFDLMLQGLGPDGHTASLFPGSHALDSREWVEPVPAPDMEPRVERVTMTLPLLAAAKNVIVLATGVSKAPVLKNIFSAASESEKYPVARLFSGDVLWLTDQPTHALATEG from the coding sequence ATGCCGGAGATTCGCGTTTTCCCGGATACCCGGGCCCTGAGCAGGGGGGCTGCGGAACTGTTTGTCTTTCATTCGCATCGTGCTCTGGAACGTAGCGGCAGGTTTGCCGTCGCTCTCTCGGGTGGATCCTCGCCGCTGCCCGTATTCGAAATGCTGGCCTCGGAACCGCTTTGGCGGGCCGTTCCCTGGGACCGGACGCATGTGTTCTGGGGTGATGATCGCGCTGTCGGGCCGGACCATGAGCACAGCAATTATCGCCCGGCCCGGGACCTGCTGCTGAGCCGGGTGCCGATCCCCGGGGACCATGTTCACCGCATTCGTGGCGAACTGGGCGCACAGGACGCGGCTGTTGCCTATCGGCAGGAATTGGCCCGTTTCTTCGAGGATGCCGTGCCCGCATTCGACCTCATGCTTCAGGGGCTCGGCCCGGACGGCCATACCGCATCCCTGTTTCCCGGTTCGCATGCACTGGATTCCCGGGAGTGGGTGGAGCCCGTGCCCGCGCCGGACATGGAGCCGCGCGTGGAGCGCGTGACCATGACCCTTCCCTTGCTGGCTGCGGCGAAAAACGTGATCGTGCTGGCAACAGGAGTTTCCAAGGCACCGGTTTTGAAGAACATTTTCAGCGCGGCTTCGGAATCTGAAAAGTACCCTGTGGCGCGACTCTTTTCCGGGGACGTTCTGTGGCTGACGGATCAGCCCACCCATGCCTTGGCAACGGAAGGCTGA
- a CDS encoding type I secretion system permease/ATPase, which translates to MASDTKADAPRAEAESASDSVQQPSRDQLKSDERLSPRDIDFQPPLVECLSVISGLLGRPVSSATLRAGMPQKDNVVTASAMIRAAERIGITAKTVHRPKLGSLTQLVLPCILLLHGNNACVMLDADDDNARVIIPGQGREPVEIPLDQLAEEYTGYAIFTRVTPKLDNRVKKLQLLKSKQWFWHTIFRFWPIYRHVIGASVMTNIIIVASPLFVMNVYDRVIPNSAMETLWALALGIVIAYVFDFLLKNLRSYFVDVAGRSADVLLGSRIMNHLMNARLDHMPESAGAVANNIREFESLREFFSSSTLVALIDLPFLLLFIGVVYYIGGPLAYPIFIAVPVVILVGLLLQVPFQHIIENSYKESTQKHALLFEIVNGLETIKTSLAEGRIQARWENVVGMSAKSNSRAKTMANISLTFSMLVAQLVSVAVVILGVYRISEGHLSVGGLIACNILSGRAMAPLSAVAGLLTRFQQSRMALNALNMLMEMPTERPDDMESFYYGPITPSLKFSDVAFKYPNTDRTVLHSLNINIRAGEKVGIIGRTGAGKSTFGKLCVGLYQPVEGNVKVGNIDLRQMDVADLRHKVGYVSQDSLLFYGTLKENIAFGLPDADDQSILHAARIAGVTRFVKDHPAGFGMMVGERGSSLSGGQRQAVAIARAILPDPEILILDEPSSNMDNQSEFKLKERLAPYIKDKTLIVITHRFSMLDLVDRLVVMDNGTIAADGPKKAVLEALKSGHVKFTG; encoded by the coding sequence ATGGCATCAGATACCAAGGCCGACGCGCCCCGGGCTGAAGCGGAATCCGCAAGCGATTCCGTGCAGCAGCCGTCACGCGATCAGCTCAAGAGCGACGAGCGGCTTTCTCCAAGAGATATCGATTTTCAGCCGCCCCTTGTGGAGTGCCTGTCCGTGATCAGCGGGCTGCTCGGCCGTCCGGTCTCCTCGGCCACGCTCAGGGCGGGCATGCCACAGAAGGACAACGTGGTCACGGCCTCGGCCATGATACGGGCTGCGGAGCGCATCGGCATCACGGCCAAGACCGTGCACAGGCCGAAACTCGGATCACTGACCCAGCTCGTGCTGCCCTGCATTCTGCTTCTGCACGGCAACAATGCCTGCGTGATGCTGGATGCGGACGACGACAACGCCCGGGTGATCATTCCGGGGCAGGGCAGGGAGCCCGTGGAGATTCCCCTTGACCAGCTTGCTGAGGAGTACACGGGCTACGCCATTTTCACCCGGGTCACGCCCAAGCTGGACAACCGGGTCAAGAAACTCCAGCTTCTCAAGTCCAAGCAGTGGTTCTGGCACACGATCTTCCGATTCTGGCCCATCTATCGCCACGTGATCGGGGCCAGCGTCATGACCAACATCATCATAGTGGCCTCGCCCCTGTTCGTGATGAACGTGTATGACAGGGTCATTCCGAACAGCGCCATGGAAACCCTCTGGGCATTGGCTCTGGGCATTGTCATTGCCTACGTGTTCGATTTCCTTCTCAAGAATCTGCGCAGCTATTTCGTGGATGTGGCCGGGCGGAGCGCAGACGTGCTGCTGGGCAGCCGCATCATGAACCATCTCATGAACGCCCGGCTGGACCACATGCCGGAATCCGCCGGCGCCGTGGCCAACAACATCCGCGAGTTCGAATCCCTGCGCGAATTCTTCAGCTCGTCCACATTGGTGGCCCTGATAGACCTGCCCTTTCTGCTTCTGTTCATCGGCGTGGTCTACTACATTGGCGGCCCGCTGGCCTATCCCATCTTCATTGCCGTGCCCGTGGTCATTCTGGTGGGTCTGCTTCTTCAAGTGCCGTTTCAGCACATCATCGAGAACAGCTACAAGGAATCCACGCAGAAGCACGCCCTGCTTTTCGAGATAGTGAATGGGCTGGAGACCATCAAGACCAGTCTGGCCGAGGGCCGCATTCAGGCCCGCTGGGAAAATGTGGTCGGCATGAGTGCCAAGTCCAACAGTCGCGCCAAGACCATGGCCAACATTTCCCTGACATTTTCCATGCTCGTGGCCCAGCTCGTGAGCGTGGCCGTGGTCATTCTCGGGGTGTACCGGATTTCCGAAGGCCATTTGAGCGTGGGGGGGCTGATTGCCTGCAACATCCTGTCCGGCCGCGCCATGGCTCCACTCAGTGCCGTGGCCGGGCTGCTCACCCGTTTCCAGCAGTCGCGCATGGCGCTGAACGCCCTGAACATGCTCATGGAAATGCCCACGGAACGGCCCGACGACATGGAGAGTTTCTACTACGGACCGATAACCCCGTCCCTGAAGTTCTCGGACGTGGCCTTCAAGTATCCGAACACGGACCGGACCGTTCTGCATTCGCTCAACATCAATATCCGCGCCGGGGAAAAGGTCGGCATCATCGGTCGGACCGGAGCGGGCAAGTCCACGTTCGGCAAGCTCTGCGTGGGGCTGTATCAGCCTGTCGAGGGCAACGTGAAGGTCGGGAACATCGACCTGCGTCAGATGGACGTGGCCGACCTGCGCCACAAGGTGGGCTATGTGTCGCAGGACAGTCTGCTGTTCTATGGCACGCTCAAGGAGAACATTGCCTTCGGCCTGCCGGATGCGGATGACCAGTCCATTTTGCACGCGGCCCGCATCGCTGGCGTGACGCGGTTCGTCAAGGATCATCCCGCCGGATTCGGCATGATGGTTGGCGAGCGCGGCTCGTCCCTGTCCGGTGGGCAGCGTCAGGCCGTGGCCATTGCCCGGGCCATTCTGCCGGACCCGGAAATCCTGATTCTGGACGAACCCTCCAGCAACATGGACAACCAGTCCGAATTCAAGCTCAAGGAGCGGCTTGCCCCGTACATCAAGGACAAGACCCTCATCGTGATCACGCACCGTTTCAGCATGCTCGATCTCGTGGATCGGCTCGTGGTGATGGACAACGGCACCATTGCCGCGGACGGGCCGAAAAAGGCCGTGCTCGAAGCCCTGAAGTCCGGCCACGTCAAATTCACCGGGTAA